In the Nothobranchius furzeri strain GRZ-AD chromosome 15, NfurGRZ-RIMD1, whole genome shotgun sequence genome, one interval contains:
- the mfsd4ab gene encoding major facilitator superfamily domain-containing protein 4B has protein sequence MLVDERIVTLFKRNAHHTLTYWSLFFSFGLCIAFLGPTILDLQCQTNSTLNQITWVFFAQQFCLLVGSSVGGVFRRSLFSALAALFVSALVISVIFAIIPACSNVLVLAIAMAVSGFAMGIIDTIANIQLVAIYQKDSAIFLQALHFFIGFGALVSPLIADPFLSETGCGNHTGNQTEIVHHFRNMLRNSPIAEHNITQSHLPHEGGEKEESIVQYAFWIMALINLPVPLAVLFLMYREQLIPCCPSSMPRLLDKDELAMESQQGNEAPDVEQKEHEAAGHGSIFSCCQNDNLRGLPASFFMIHVLGGMVLFMTDGIVGAYAGFVYTYAVAPPMSLPNKTAGYLASVFWAAITAGRLLSIPLSYRFQPVRLLVVNLAGAIVTVLMLLIFYTSSVFLFVGTCLCGLFLSSVFPCMLAYTEDILEYQGCATSVLVTSAGMGEMVMQVLVGSIIQTEGSYSFLLCGVIIACIGFILFVGLLLFHRTHRNYLTGTSKKSAMAEEPAAEQNGSAKTEQTEHKEDKEAS, from the exons ATGCTCGTAGATGAGAGGATAGTAACTCTCTTCAAGCGGAATGCCCATCACACCTTGACTTACTGGAGCCTTTTCTTCAGTTTTGGCCTCTGCATTGCTTTTCTTGGACCTACCATTCTGGACCTGCAGTGTCAGACCAACTCCACGCTCAATCAGATTACTTGGGTATTCTTTGCCCAGCAGTTCTGCCTGTTGGTTGGCAGCTCCGTTGGTGGAGTCTTCAGGAGATC GTTGTTCAGTGCTCTGGCTGCCCTCTTTGTCTCTGCGCTGGTCATCTCTGTGATATTCGCCATCATCCCTGCGTGTAGCAATGTCCTCGTGCTGGCCATCGCCATGGCCGTGTCGGGTTTCGCAATGGGTATTATTGACACCATTGCTAACATTCAGCTGGTGGCCATCTATCAGAAGGACTCTGCTATCTTTTTACAG GCTCTGCATTTTTTTATCGGGTTCGGTGCCCTGGTGAGCCCGCTGATTGCAGATCCTTTCCTCTCTGAGACCGGCTGTGGGAATCACACAGGGAACCAGACTGAGATCGTACATCACTTCAGGAACATGCTGAGAAACAGTCCAATTGCAGAGCACAACATAACTCAGAGCCACCTGCCCCACGAGGGAGGGGAGAAGGAAGAGTCCATTGTGCAGTACGCCTTCTGGATCATGGCACTTATTAAT CTTCCTGTGCCTCTAGCTGTACTGTTTCTCAtgtatcgggagcagctgatcccGTGTTGCCCCAGCAGCATGCCACGGCTGTTGGACAAGGATGAACTAGCCATGGAGAGCCAGCAGGGGAACGAGGCCCCAGACGTGGAGCAGAAGGAGCACGAAGCTGCAG GTCATGGGAGTATCTTCAGCTGCTGTCAGAATGATAACCTGCGTGGGCTGCCCGCATCCTTCTTTATGATACACGTCCTCGGAGGGATGGTGCTCTTTATGACCGATGGCATCGTG GGTGCATATGCTGGCTTTGTGTACACCTACGCTGTAGCACCACCAATGTCGTTGCCTAATAAGACGGCCGGTTACCTGGCGAGTGTCTTTTGGGCAGCAATCACAGCTGGACGTCTCCTGTCCATACCTCTCTCCTACCGTTTCCAACCTGTGAGGCTGCTCGTGGTCAACCTG GCTGGAGCCATCGTCACTGTGCTGATGTTGTTGATTTTCTACACCAGCAGCGTCTTTCTGTTTGTTGGAACCTGTTTATGTGGACTGTTCCTCAGCAGCGTATTCCCCTGCATGCTTGCCTATACTGAAGACATCCTTGAGTACCAGG GATGTGCAACCTCAGTCCTGGTGACCAGTGCAGGGATGGGAGAGATGGTGATGCAGGTTCTGGTTGGCTCA ATTATTCAGACTGAAGGCAGCTACAGCTTCCTGTTGTGTGGAGTGATAATCGCCTGCATCGGGTTTATTCTCTTCGTTGGTCTCCTGCTGTTCCATCGAACGCACAGAAATTACCTCACAG GAACGTCAAAAAAATCTGCGATGGCGGAGGAACCGGCAGCGGAGCAGAACGGGTCGGCCAAAACAGAACAAACGGAGCACAAAGAGGACAAAGAAGCCAGCTGA